Genomic segment of Pseudodesulfovibrio sp. JC047:
AATCGCGATTCTTCATATATATTCTATAAATAACAGAACCTATTGTTTGAGATGCCAGACACCCTTTTCGTCACGCCACGCTTTGGCCATAATTTCCTGTCCATCCCGAGCGTCCTTGATAACCACATCCCTGTAGACTCTTTCTTCGGCCATATATGGAGGAGACGGCGTTGCAGTATAACTGGCCCCGGTGTCGGGATTAGTCCAGGAACTCGGCTGACCGGACCGACCTTTTTCAAGCGTCCGTTGCACCTGCTGTTCATCGCTTTTGTCCCATTCGTTTCCAACGATATAGCCCATCAGCACACCAACACCGGCCCCGACCGCGGCTCCGAGTAATTTGTCATTGAATGTCAAAGCACCAATCGTGGCACCGGCCAAACCACCGACCGTGGCCCCCTGCTGCGCTTTATTCGCACATCCAAATCCTCCCAAAAGGAACCCCACCATCACACAAACAATCAAAATATTCCGCATTCGAAACCTCCTTTGCAGTCCAGCCACCACGATTCATCCCGATGCACAAAAGCCCACAACACGCTTTTCACACCATGTACCGGGCACTGTACCGCACTCTGAGTCGTGCGCTTATTATTATCTCTACAGTCGCTTGCACGAACAGGCACCACATGAGTCAACACTGCGTCACCACACGACAAAATCTCGACAAAAACGGCCTCATTCATGGCACTTGCGTCTCACCGAATTTCAAGGTAGAAAGGCTGTTCCTCTTTTTTTGAGGAAAACCATATATACATAAGGAAGACGGTAAGACGATGATCAAGATCCGCAAAGATGACACCAGTGGTCCCTCCCATGAACGACCACGCCGTGATGAAACCCGAGCACCTCGCACATTCGAAAAGCGAGGCGGGCCAAGGGATGGCGGCCGAAAATTCGACAAACGCGGCGGCGGCAACCGTGGAGGTCGTGATTTTTTTGGCAATAAGCCGCAACGCCCTGTCCTCGACGACAACGCTCCTGCCAAATCCGAGATTGTCGCAAACCACCGTTTCAACGACATTTCCGACCTCGACGACCAGATCCTGCACCTGCTGGAAAAACGGGCATTCCTGATCCGCAAGGAAGGTGCATGGCGCAAATCCAAGCAAAAGTCCTTGGTCGATCCCAAACTTGAAAAGTTGCTCAGAGGCTCTTTTGACCGCAAGGCCGGAGAACTCAGCCTTGACGCCAAACTCTCCAAACAGCTCTTCACACTGCTCAATCAATTTTCATTGGCCGACGTTCGCAAGAAATTCGAAGGCGAAGGATACAAACTCGCTCCTCGCGTGGACCGCATCAAGGCCGGTATCGCCGGACCGCGTTCCTTCCGTTTCACCCGCATGATGCTTGCCATGGCAGCCAGTGCCGGTACAAAAACCACCCTGTCCCCAGTGACAATGAACGCCCCGAACAAGGACTTGGCCAAAGCTTTGAAACAGGTCGGTGCTCCCATTTCGTGGGATGATGACTGGATCAGGAACGAAGGCGGGAAAACCCTTGAATTCGAAGGGAACATGGCCTTTGTGGGTGAAGATCCCTTCAACTTCTACATGCTGCTCTGTCTGGCTCTCGGCCACGCAGGTCGCTGTAAATTCACTGGCAAACCCGCCCTGCAATTGCTGGACGTAGCCTCCCTGAACAAGATTCTGCCGAGACTCGGAGCCAGACTGGTTCCCATGAATCCCAACAACCCGGGCCTCCCCGTCCGTTTGGAATGTGGCGGTTTCATGGATGAAACAATCACTTTGCCCGGCAACGTCGATCCCGAGTTCGCCGCAGCCCTGACCCTGGCAGCGTGGTCCTTCTCCGGAGGCCTGACTATCAACGGCCTGAACAAGGACGCCCGCGCCCGTGTCGCCGAAGCCGTTGAAGTCCTCACCGTCTGCGGGATCAAGGCCACGTTGAAAAATGATTCTGTCACGGTCTCGGACGGTGTGCCAGAAATCGACGAAGACCCGTTGTTGCCGCTGTCCGTCAAGCTCAATGCCATGCTTCTGGCCCTGCCCATCCTGAGTGGTGGTTCCATCAACATCGAAGGGACCTGGCCGAAAAACGAACAGGCTGACATGGTGCTGAAACAACTGAAAGCACTCGGTCTGTCCATCAATGTGGCCACGGAAAACCTGGTCGCAATCATGGACGGTCCACTGCCCGAATCTGCGGACATCTTCCTGGGTGAAGACTCGGCCCTGATGCCGTTGGCCCTGGCCCTGGCTCTCAAGGTCGGCAACGCCACCCTGAAGGGAGCCGAGAATCCCACGACTCTGGAATTGCTTGACCGTATGGGCGCATCGTATGAAATAACCGAAGACGGCATCGCGTTGAAAGCCGGCAAACGGCAATGGGACGGCACCTGGTTCAGTCCTGATCCCATTTGGTCCATGGGCTGTGCAATGGCCGCATATTCCGTGCCCGGCATTGTGCTCGAAAACCACGGTGAAGTGACGGCAACCTGGCCAGAATTCTGGAACTTCTATAACTCCCTGCCCACCGGCATCATGAAACCGAAGCCGGTACGTGAGAAGAAAGATGACACACGCAGACGAATCAAAATCCGGTGAGAAACGACTCAGCGATGATAAGGCAACGTTAGAAAAAGAAGTGGCGGAACTGACACTTGAGCGAGAAAAAACGCAGGTCAGCATCCGCCAATTCATGGAAGACGAAGACCTCAAAAATGGCGTCTATTATCATAACGAGATATTCCAGTTGCAGCAGGACAAACTGCGGTTGGATGTGGAAATAAAATTCCGCACCAACAAGATCAACCGGATCAATCTCGGCATTGAAGACATGGAGGCCAGCGGCGGCGTCAAAAACGGATTCCTGTTTTAAGACCGGTAACATACCGTTTCAACGCAATTCATTTGGGAGAGGAGAGGCCCAAATGCTCTTCGGAGATGCGTTGAAACGGGTCTGAGAGAGACCTTTTTGCACTGTGAGGAAAAAAGATATGGGCAAAAATATCACGCACAAGATTATTGAAAAACATCTCGTCTCCGGTGACATGATCCCGGGACGGGAAATCGGACTTCGCATCGACCAGACTCTGACACAGGATGCCACCGGCACCATGGCATGGCTACAATTCGAAGCCATTGGCGTCGGTCAGGTCAAAACGGATCTCTCTGTCAGTTACGTAGACCACAATACCCTCCAGATGGGATTTCGCAATCCCGATGACCATCGATATCTGCGGACCGTGGCCGCCAAGTCTGGCGCGGTCTTTTCACCGGCCGGAACCGGCATTTGTCATCAACTGCATCTGGAAAACTTCGGGAAACCCGGTTCGACGCTCATCGGGTCAGACTCTCATACCCCCACTGCGGGTGGTATCGGAGCCATGTCCATGGGTGCCGGAGGACTGTCCGTGGCACTGGCCATGGCCGGAGAAGCCTACTTCATTCCTATGCCCGAAGTGGTCAAGGTCAACCTGACCGGAAAACTCACCGGCTGGGCAGCAGGCAAAGATGTGATTCTCGAACTGCTTCGCCGTCTGACCGTCAAGGGCGGCGTCGGCAAAGTATTTGAATACGCCGGTCCTGGCGTTGCGGCCCTGTCCGTGCCGGAACGGGCCACCATCACGAACATGGGGGCCGAACTCGGTGCGACCACATCCATCTTCCCGTCCGATGATCGGACCAGGGACTTTTTGGACAAGATGGGCCGAAGCGATGATTTCGTGGAACTCATCGCCGATCCCGACGCCGAATACGACGAGGTCATCGACATCGACCTGTCTACCCTCGAACCGATGGTCGCCCAACCGCACATGCCCGATCAGGTCTGTCCGATCCGTGAACTGGCCGGGAAAAAGATCGACCAAGTCGCCATTGGCTCCTGCACCAACTCATCCTATTCCGATCTCAAAAACACGGCCCAGATACTGGCCGGGAAGCAGACACCCCCGGAAACCGATCTGATGATTTCCCCCGGCTCCAAGCAGGTTCTGAAACTGCTGGCCCGAGAAAACCTCATCGAACCAGTGCTGGACGCGGGTGCTCGTTTGCTGGAATGTTCCTGCGGTCCGTGCATCGGCATGGGCGGTTCCCCGACCACAGCCGGGGTCTCGGTCCGTACCTTCAACCGCAATTTCGAAGGTCGATCCGGCACCTTGGATGGCCAAGTCTATCTGGTATCCGCCCAATCCGCAGCCCGACTGGCGTTGGATGGAGCATTCACCGATCCAGCCACCTGGGGACCAGCTCCCGAACGCGTGGACCTGCCCGAAAATGTGCCGTCCATCCGCTCGTTGTTCGTGTTTCCCCCGGAAGACCCGACATCGGTGGAGGTACTGCGCGGACCCAATATTGTCGCCCTTGAAAAATTCGACGGACTGCCGGACACCATCGAGGCGCAGATTCTCCTCAAGGTGGACGACAATATCACCACGGACCACATCCTGCCCGCTGGTGCGGAAATCACGGCCCTGCGATCCAATATTCCGGCCATCAGCCAATATATCTTCAACCGGGTGGACGCAGAATTTGTCGGTCGGATGAAAGCGGCCGGACAGGGAATCATTCTGGGCGGTGAAAACTACGGACAAGGGTCCAGCCGGGAACACGCGGCATTGGGTCCCCGACATCTCGGTGTCAAGGCCGTCATCGTCAAATCCCTGGCCCGTATTCATCGCGCCAACCTGATAAACTTCGGTATCTTGCCGTTGTTGCTGACCAACCCGGCTGACTATGACAGCTTGAGCCAAGGAAAGACGCTCACCATCCCGGCCAAAGACATGAAACCGGGCGGAACGATCTCCATCACGATAGACGATGGCAAAATCGTTCCAGTGACAAATGATTTGACCAAAAAGGAACTGGAGATTATCCAGTCAGGTGGACTTCTCAATGCTGTCAGAGAAAGCCACACATAAAATGTGAGCAACTGCCGCCCTCTTTATGAGGATGGTGTCCTGTCAAACAGAGCTACTGGAGCTAAAATGTTAGAAATAATGCGTGAAAATGCTTCCGGCTGGATCGTCAAGATCCTGTTTGCCATCATTATTATCGTTTTCGTCTTTGCCTTTGGTATGTCCGGGCTTGCCCCCACCGGCGATCCGGTCATGGCAACGGTCAACGACCAAATCATCACACGGGCCGAGTACGAATTCGCCTATCAACGCATGGCAGAGGCCATTGGCAACTCAAATCCGAACGTCACTTCAGCGCAGTTGCAGAGCGCACAATTCAAACAGATGGTCATGGGCGAACTTATCAGCAAGAAATTATTGCTGGATGAAGCCGAAAAACTCGGCATCGGCGCATCCGATCAGGAAGTAGTTCAAGGCATTGCCACGCAACCCATGTTCAAGAACAAACAAGGTGTCTTCGACAAGGGCATCTATCAGGCCGCCCTGCGAAGCATCCGCATGACCCCGGCCCAGTTCGAAGCTGATTTCAAGCAGGAACTCATCATCGACAAGGTCAAACAGGGTGTGGGCAGCACAACCTCGGCCACCCCGGATCAGGCCCGTCAAATCTTTGATTGGGTGGGCGAACAGGCCCGCATCGATTACATTCAGGTGTCACCCAAGGACTTCATGAAGACGGTGACCGTGTCCAAGGACGAAATCAAGGCGTACTTCCTGACCAACAAGGATCGCTTCACCGCACCTGCACAAGTCCGCCTGCGCCTCATCTCCTTCACCCCGGACGCTCTGGCCAAATTCCAGACCGTCACCGATGAAGAAATCAAGGCGTACTACGCCGCCAACAGCAAGCAGCTCCAGCAGCCCGAACAGGTCCACGCCCGTCACATTCTCGTGATGGTCAAGGATACCGATTCCGACGCTGACAAGAAAAAAGCCAAAGCCAAAATTGATGATGTCCTGACCCAGGCCAAGGCCGGAACGGACTTCGCGACACTGGCACAAAAATATTCCGAAGGTCCGAGCGGACCCAACGGTGGTGATCTCGGCTGGTTTGGCCGTGGAGCCATGGTCCCCGAATTCGAAAAAGCGGCTTTTGACACCCCAGCCGGTTCCGTTTCCGGTCTGGTCAAAACCCAGTTCGGCTGGCACATCATCAAGGTGGAAGAACGCAAAAACGCCTCCACCCAGACGCTGGACGAGGTCAAAGACGAGTTGCGCACCCGAATTGCTCAGGAAAAAGCGTCTGAAAAAATCACCGAACAATTGGACCAGGCTCTGGATCGTCTGATCTCAGGCATGACCATCGAAGAGATTGCCAAAGAACTGAATCTCGAAGCCGTGACCACCGAACCAATGCCCGCACTGTTCTTGACACAGGTTTTCGGCCTGACTCAGGAAGCGGCCAAGACCGTTCAGGAACTGGCTGTCGGTGAGGCGCACAAGGCCCCCATCGCCGTGAATGGCGGATACATGCTGGTTGAAAAAGTTGAAGACGTTCCCCCGACACTCATGCCGCTGGACAAGGTCGCACCGACCATCGTCAACACCATCAAAAAGCAGAAAAGCCATGAAATGGCCCAAAACAGAGCGGAAAAAATTCACGCCGAGTTGACGGGTACCAATGCAGCCAAGGCCGCCAAGACCTATGCACGCCGCATCAAGACGTCCGAACCGTTTGGCCGTCAGGGCGACATCGCCGGTCTGGGACAGAGCAAACCGCTGACTGAAGCCGTTTTCAAGGCCAAGGGCACTGACTGGCTGCCGCTGGTGTACACCATGCCGGAAAGCGTCCTGGTCGTTCGACTGAAAGAACACATCCCCGCTTCCGACGAGCTTTGGACCGAGCAAAAAGCATTCTGGATCAAACAGGCCGGACAGGGCTATCGTCAGGAAATGCTGGCCGCGTTCATGGATGAGCTGAGCAAGAATGCCGATATCGACATCGTTCACCCGGAAATCCTGCAATAGGACTCAATCCATATAAAATGTAAACGGCCTTTCCTGTTTCAGGGAAGGCCGTTTTTTCATGGCTTCCAGACATTCCTTTGCGCAAAAAGGACTAACGCAAGCGGGCACTCTCTCGAATTATTGAAGAACCTCGTGAACCAATTTCGGCAGCAATGTCCCGGCTTTTCCCTGAAGGAAATAGTCGCTGATCCTGTAGGTGTACTCCGTATCGGACAGATTGATTTCAACCAGGGTGCCACCATTATTTTTCACGATGGACGGAATCCGACCGGCGGGCATGACCAGGCCGCCCGTGCCGATAATCAGACAGACATCCGCCTGTTGAGCCAAGGCCGTGGCGGCCTGGTGGACATGGGACGGAACCCCCTCACCAAAAAAGACGAAATCAGGTTTGAGCACACCTCCGCAGGCTGGACAACACGGTGGCAACGAATCCAGTGAAATATCCTGAGAGTCGAAAAAAGTCCGACAACTCATGCACTGCATCCGCCGGGTGGAGCCATGGTATTCATGGACAACCGTGCTGCCTGCTGCCTGATGCAACGAATCGATATTCTGCGTCACGATACCGGCCAACTTGCCATTGTTTTCCAACTGCACCAACGCGTGGTGTGCGGCGTTTGGTTTGGCCGAGTCCAACATGTCATAAAAAATCGTCTTCAAAAGCGGCCACACGTCCGCCGGATGCTGTTTGAAATAGGCTTTCTCGAACAAGGCAGGGTCATATCGAGACCAGATGCCACCCGGCCCGCGAAACGGGGGGATGCCGGATTCCACGGAAATTCCCGCACCAGTAAATGCCATGATACACCGGGCGTTCCGTATGGCCTGCGCCGCATTCTCAAGAGCTTGATTCGTCATGATATCCTCACTATTCCACGGCGGACAAAATCAGATGCCCATCCGGGTCGGTATGCACACTGAAAATGGCGGCCCACCGCTCGAAGCACCGTTCGCCCAGCTCGGGATCGATGTCCAGAAAAGAGCGGGATACATGAATTTCTGCGCTCACCCGCGCGTCTTTGACAAAAATCAATCCCCAAGAATCCGGGGCCATTTGCTTTCCTGCATACGGACGACCAAACCTGTTTTTGAGTGTATGCACTTTTCCGGGCAGAAGCAGACACACTCCATCCCAATCATAGGACTCCATCAAGGCATCCAGAGAAAACGTATCTCCTGGGCGTGCCCGCTGTTTGTCCACGGCCCGGACAAACCGATCTTTCATGTAGGTATCAGTATAATCGAAGAAAAACAGTGAACCAAACGCCACGACGAGACCGATCGAGACAACCAGTGCGCTTTTCGTCCTCATGTGCATGGGAACCTCTCCTGTATGGGGCACTCCCGAATTCCGATTCGCAATTCATCCTAAATATAGAACTGTCAGGACATGAGGTCAAACACGGGGACACACAGCATCTTCAAACCCAATTCCGAAAAAACGAAATCCTCGCTGACCGGAACCTGTTTCGAATTTTGCCCCTTGTTTCCGGTTCAATGATCCTGTACTTTTTG
This window contains:
- a CDS encoding glycine zipper domain-containing protein, translated to MRNILIVCVMVGFLLGGFGCANKAQQGATVGGLAGATIGALTFNDKLLGAAVGAGVGVLMGYIVGNEWDKSDEQQVQRTLEKGRSGQPSSWTNPDTGASYTATPSPPYMAEERVYRDVVIKDARDGQEIMAKAWRDEKGVWHLKQ
- a CDS encoding chorismate mutase; this translates as MIKIRKDDTSGPSHERPRRDETRAPRTFEKRGGPRDGGRKFDKRGGGNRGGRDFFGNKPQRPVLDDNAPAKSEIVANHRFNDISDLDDQILHLLEKRAFLIRKEGAWRKSKQKSLVDPKLEKLLRGSFDRKAGELSLDAKLSKQLFTLLNQFSLADVRKKFEGEGYKLAPRVDRIKAGIAGPRSFRFTRMMLAMAASAGTKTTLSPVTMNAPNKDLAKALKQVGAPISWDDDWIRNEGGKTLEFEGNMAFVGEDPFNFYMLLCLALGHAGRCKFTGKPALQLLDVASLNKILPRLGARLVPMNPNNPGLPVRLECGGFMDETITLPGNVDPEFAAALTLAAWSFSGGLTINGLNKDARARVAEAVEVLTVCGIKATLKNDSVTVSDGVPEIDEDPLLPLSVKLNAMLLALPILSGGSINIEGTWPKNEQADMVLKQLKALGLSINVATENLVAIMDGPLPESADIFLGEDSALMPLALALALKVGNATLKGAENPTTLELLDRMGASYEITEDGIALKAGKRQWDGTWFSPDPIWSMGCAMAAYSVPGIVLENHGEVTATWPEFWNFYNSLPTGIMKPKPVREKKDDTRRRIKIR
- a CDS encoding aconitate hydratase codes for the protein MGKNITHKIIEKHLVSGDMIPGREIGLRIDQTLTQDATGTMAWLQFEAIGVGQVKTDLSVSYVDHNTLQMGFRNPDDHRYLRTVAAKSGAVFSPAGTGICHQLHLENFGKPGSTLIGSDSHTPTAGGIGAMSMGAGGLSVALAMAGEAYFIPMPEVVKVNLTGKLTGWAAGKDVILELLRRLTVKGGVGKVFEYAGPGVAALSVPERATITNMGAELGATTSIFPSDDRTRDFLDKMGRSDDFVELIADPDAEYDEVIDIDLSTLEPMVAQPHMPDQVCPIRELAGKKIDQVAIGSCTNSSYSDLKNTAQILAGKQTPPETDLMISPGSKQVLKLLARENLIEPVLDAGARLLECSCGPCIGMGGSPTTAGVSVRTFNRNFEGRSGTLDGQVYLVSAQSAARLALDGAFTDPATWGPAPERVDLPENVPSIRSLFVFPPEDPTSVEVLRGPNIVALEKFDGLPDTIEAQILLKVDDNITTDHILPAGAEITALRSNIPAISQYIFNRVDAEFVGRMKAAGQGIILGGENYGQGSSREHAALGPRHLGVKAVIVKSLARIHRANLINFGILPLLLTNPADYDSLSQGKTLTIPAKDMKPGGTISITIDDGKIVPVTNDLTKKELEIIQSGGLLNAVRESHT
- a CDS encoding SurA N-terminal domain-containing protein, with translation MLEIMRENASGWIVKILFAIIIIVFVFAFGMSGLAPTGDPVMATVNDQIITRAEYEFAYQRMAEAIGNSNPNVTSAQLQSAQFKQMVMGELISKKLLLDEAEKLGIGASDQEVVQGIATQPMFKNKQGVFDKGIYQAALRSIRMTPAQFEADFKQELIIDKVKQGVGSTTSATPDQARQIFDWVGEQARIDYIQVSPKDFMKTVTVSKDEIKAYFLTNKDRFTAPAQVRLRLISFTPDALAKFQTVTDEEIKAYYAANSKQLQQPEQVHARHILVMVKDTDSDADKKKAKAKIDDVLTQAKAGTDFATLAQKYSEGPSGPNGGDLGWFGRGAMVPEFEKAAFDTPAGSVSGLVKTQFGWHIIKVEERKNASTQTLDEVKDELRTRIAQEKASEKITEQLDQALDRLISGMTIEEIAKELNLEAVTTEPMPALFLTQVFGLTQEAAKTVQELAVGEAHKAPIAVNGGYMLVEKVEDVPPTLMPLDKVAPTIVNTIKKQKSHEMAQNRAEKIHAELTGTNAAKAAKTYARRIKTSEPFGRQGDIAGLGQSKPLTEAVFKAKGTDWLPLVYTMPESVLVVRLKEHIPASDELWTEQKAFWIKQAGQGYRQEMLAAFMDELSKNADIDIVHPEILQ
- a CDS encoding NAD-dependent deacylase, producing MTNQALENAAQAIRNARCIMAFTGAGISVESGIPPFRGPGGIWSRYDPALFEKAYFKQHPADVWPLLKTIFYDMLDSAKPNAAHHALVQLENNGKLAGIVTQNIDSLHQAAGSTVVHEYHGSTRRMQCMSCRTFFDSQDISLDSLPPCCPACGGVLKPDFVFFGEGVPSHVHQAATALAQQADVCLIIGTGGLVMPAGRIPSIVKNNGGTLVEINLSDTEYTYRISDYFLQGKAGTLLPKLVHEVLQ